A genomic window from Pseudoalteromonas piratica includes:
- a CDS encoding UDP-2,3-diacylglucosamine diphosphatase — MNKTYFIADLHLSDDTSLINQGFFSFLENLKQNANSVDALYILGDFFEAWIGDDNHTTLNQQVANELNQLNQAGVKLYFTHGNRDFLIKRKYANACGMTLLPEQTVIDLYGTPTLVCHGDELCTDDIEYQKFRKKSRSWWWQTLMLNLPLSYRQKKAAKIRAHSNQSKKMKSQAIMDVNERAVSNMFTKFNVSQMIHGHTHRPNVHKYDNNKTRYVLGDWYTDLWYIEASNEGLELIKEPL; from the coding sequence ATGAACAAAACCTACTTTATTGCAGATCTTCACTTAAGCGACGATACCTCCCTGATTAATCAAGGTTTCTTCTCTTTTCTTGAAAACTTAAAGCAAAACGCCAACTCGGTAGACGCACTCTATATTCTTGGTGACTTTTTCGAAGCATGGATTGGTGATGACAATCACACGACACTCAACCAACAAGTGGCAAATGAGTTAAATCAATTGAATCAAGCAGGTGTAAAACTCTACTTTACCCATGGTAATCGCGACTTTTTAATTAAAAGAAAATACGCTAACGCCTGCGGCATGACACTGCTACCAGAGCAAACTGTTATTGATTTATATGGTACGCCAACGCTTGTTTGCCATGGCGATGAACTCTGTACTGACGATATAGAGTATCAAAAATTCCGAAAAAAAAGTCGCTCTTGGTGGTGGCAAACATTAATGCTTAATTTGCCGCTTAGCTATCGGCAAAAGAAGGCAGCAAAAATTCGTGCCCACAGTAATCAATCAAAGAAAATGAAGTCTCAGGCCATTATGGATGTCAACGAACGAGCAGTGAGTAACATGTTTACTAAATTTAACGTCAGCCAGATGATCCATGGCCACACTCACCGCCCTAACGTGCATAAATATGATAATAATAAAACACGTTATGTACTTGGCGATTGGTATACTGATTTATGGTATATCGAGGCATCCAATGAAGGCTTAGAGTTGATTAAAGAGCCTTTATAA
- the folD gene encoding bifunctional methylenetetrahydrofolate dehydrogenase/methenyltetrahydrofolate cyclohydrolase FolD, with product MSANIIDGKAIAKQVRTSVAERVAERKAQGLRAPGLAVVLVGQDPASQVYVGSKRKACEEVGFVSKSFDLPGDATQQQLLDLVEQLNNDQDVDGILVQLPLPEGLDAEQILERITPHKDVDGFHPYNVGRLAQRMPALRPCTPKGIITLLDSTGVKYKGMDAVVVGASNIVGRPMALELLLAGCTTTVCHKFTKNLEEHVRRADLVVVAVGKAEFIPGEWIKKGAIVIDVGINRLESGQLVGDVAYDVAAENASFITPVPGGVGPMTVASLIANTLEACETYHS from the coding sequence ATGTCAGCAAACATCATTGACGGTAAAGCAATTGCAAAACAAGTTAGAACATCAGTTGCAGAGCGTGTAGCAGAACGTAAAGCACAAGGACTCCGCGCACCCGGTCTTGCGGTTGTATTAGTAGGACAAGATCCTGCAAGCCAAGTTTATGTTGGTTCAAAACGTAAAGCATGTGAAGAAGTGGGCTTTGTGTCTAAATCATTTGATTTGCCAGGTGACGCAACACAGCAACAATTACTTGATTTAGTTGAGCAGCTTAATAATGACCAAGATGTAGATGGTATTTTAGTACAGCTTCCTCTGCCAGAGGGTTTAGACGCAGAACAGATTCTTGAGCGCATTACACCACATAAAGATGTTGATGGTTTTCACCCTTATAATGTTGGTCGTTTAGCACAGCGCATGCCTGCACTTCGTCCATGTACACCGAAAGGCATTATCACACTACTTGATTCAACTGGTGTTAAGTATAAAGGAATGGATGCTGTTGTGGTTGGTGCATCAAATATTGTTGGTCGTCCGATGGCACTCGAATTATTACTTGCTGGTTGCACAACAACTGTATGCCACAAATTCACTAAAAACTTAGAAGAACACGTACGTCGCGCTGATTTAGTCGTAGTGGCTGTGGGTAAAGCAGAGTTCATTCCTGGTGAGTGGATTAAAAAAGGCGCTATTGTCATTGACGTAGGTATTAACCGTTTAGAGTCTGGTCAATTAGTGGGTGATGTGGCTTATGATGTTGCCGCTGAAAACGCGAGCTTTATTACCCCGGTACCGGGTGGTGTTGGTCCTATGACAGTTGCAAGCTTAATTGCTAACACACTTGAAGCATGTGAGACATACCACAGCTAG
- the cysS gene encoding cysteine--tRNA ligase, whose product MLQIYNTLTRQKEAFKPLVAGKVGMYVCGITIYDYCHVGHARTYVSFDVMNRFLRHSGFDVTYVRNITDVDDKIIKRANENGEAIDALTLRMTKAMHEDFDALNMLPADIEPTVTGHMDEIIAMIERLIEKKHAYVASNGDVLFDVSTFEQYGALSQQDLDMLQAGARVDVAEGKDDPLDFVLWKKAKVDEPSWSSPWGEGRPGWHIECSAMSNKHLGAHFDIHGGGSDLQFPHHENEIAQSCCATGEKYVNTWIHTGMVQVNKEKMSKSLGNFFTLRDVLKEYDRESVRFFLINGHYRSQLNYSTENLEQARAAMERIYTALRGVEVIETSLENDFVARFNTAMNDDFNTPEALPVIFELAKEINRLKDEDVNQAGQLAFILKTLGEILGIAQQDPESFLQGEQADDEVAEIEALILQRNQARADKNWALADEARDKLTAMGVVLEDSAGKTTWRKA is encoded by the coding sequence ATGTTGCAGATTTACAACACACTTACACGACAAAAAGAAGCCTTTAAACCACTTGTAGCTGGCAAAGTAGGTATGTATGTGTGTGGTATCACCATTTATGATTACTGTCACGTTGGTCACGCACGCACCTATGTGTCGTTTGATGTGATGAATCGTTTTCTTCGCCACAGTGGTTTTGATGTTACTTATGTCCGTAATATCACAGACGTCGATGATAAAATCATCAAGCGTGCAAACGAAAATGGCGAAGCAATTGATGCGCTAACCTTACGTATGACCAAAGCAATGCATGAAGATTTTGATGCGCTTAATATGTTGCCAGCTGATATTGAGCCCACAGTAACTGGTCATATGGATGAAATCATTGCGATGATTGAACGCTTGATTGAGAAAAAGCATGCCTATGTAGCAAGCAATGGCGATGTGCTTTTTGACGTTTCAACCTTTGAGCAGTACGGTGCATTATCGCAGCAAGATTTAGACATGTTGCAAGCAGGCGCACGCGTAGACGTTGCTGAAGGCAAAGATGATCCACTTGATTTTGTACTTTGGAAAAAAGCCAAGGTAGATGAACCATCATGGTCAAGCCCGTGGGGAGAAGGCCGCCCAGGTTGGCACATTGAATGTTCAGCAATGAGTAACAAACACTTAGGCGCGCATTTTGATATTCACGGCGGCGGATCAGATCTACAATTCCCGCATCATGAAAATGAAATTGCCCAGTCTTGCTGCGCTACGGGTGAAAAGTATGTGAATACTTGGATCCATACAGGCATGGTACAAGTAAATAAAGAAAAAATGTCTAAATCGTTAGGCAATTTCTTTACATTGCGTGATGTACTGAAAGAGTATGACCGTGAGTCAGTACGCTTTTTCTTAATTAATGGTCACTACCGTAGCCAACTAAATTACTCAACTGAGAATTTAGAGCAGGCCCGTGCAGCAATGGAACGTATCTATACTGCACTTCGTGGTGTTGAGGTAATTGAAACATCACTTGAAAATGATTTTGTTGCTCGCTTTAACACAGCGATGAATGATGATTTCAACACGCCTGAAGCGTTGCCGGTTATTTTCGAACTTGCAAAAGAAATTAACCGTCTAAAAGATGAGGATGTTAACCAAGCAGGTCAACTTGCATTTATTCTTAAAACACTAGGCGAAATCTTAGGTATTGCGCAACAAGATCCAGAGAGCTTTTTACAAGGCGAACAAGCCGATGATGAAGTTGCTGAAATTGAAGCGCTGATTTTACAGCGTAATCAAGCGCGTGCGGATAAAAACTGGGCACTTGCAGATGAAGCGCGTGATAAGCTAACCGCTATGGGTGTGGTGCTTGAAGATAGCGCTGGTAAAACAACGTGGCGTAAAGCTTAA
- the tig gene encoding trigger factor: MQVSVETTQGLERRITITVPAENIDTEVKKRLQQLSKTQRVDGFRPGKVPVSIINKRYGAAVRQEVAGDLMQRQYIDAVIAEKLNPAGAPSFEPKALEAGKDLEFSATFEVYPEVEIKDLEKIAVEKPVVEVTDADLENMLVTLRKQHATWAETEEAAAADNRVTINFVGTIDGEEFEGGKAENFPLELGQGRMIPGFEDGIIGKKAGEEVVVDVTFPEEYHAENLKGKPAQFTITVNKVEVQELPELTDEFAVNFGISEGGLDALKEEVKKNMSRELDQAVKAQVKDQVIKGLLETNEIDAPKALIAQEIDVLRQQAAQRFGGDAQNMPELPAELFQDQAATRVKTGLLLGEVIKSNEIKTDDAKVEELIATMASAYEDPTEVVEYYKSNDQLMQQMRNVALEEAAIDAVLAKAAVSEVAKGFDDIMNPQAAQ, from the coding sequence ATGCAAGTTTCTGTTGAGACTACTCAAGGCCTAGAGCGCCGTATTACGATCACTGTTCCAGCTGAGAACATTGATACTGAAGTTAAAAAACGCTTACAACAACTTTCTAAAACACAGCGTGTAGATGGTTTCCGTCCAGGTAAAGTGCCTGTGTCTATCATCAACAAGCGTTACGGTGCAGCAGTACGTCAAGAAGTTGCTGGTGACCTAATGCAGCGTCAATACATTGATGCAGTAATTGCTGAGAAACTTAACCCAGCTGGCGCACCTTCATTTGAACCAAAAGCGCTAGAAGCTGGTAAAGACCTAGAGTTCTCTGCAACATTTGAAGTTTACCCTGAAGTTGAAATCAAAGATTTAGAAAAAATCGCAGTTGAAAAGCCAGTAGTTGAAGTAACAGACGCTGATCTTGAAAACATGCTTGTAACACTTCGTAAGCAACACGCTACTTGGGCTGAAACTGAAGAAGCTGCTGCAGCTGACAACCGCGTAACAATTAACTTTGTTGGTACAATCGACGGTGAAGAGTTTGAAGGCGGTAAAGCTGAGAATTTCCCACTAGAACTTGGTCAAGGTCGTATGATCCCAGGTTTTGAAGATGGCATTATCGGTAAGAAAGCAGGCGAAGAAGTTGTTGTTGACGTAACTTTCCCTGAAGAATACCACGCTGAAAACCTTAAAGGTAAACCAGCGCAGTTCACTATCACTGTAAACAAAGTTGAAGTTCAAGAATTACCTGAACTAACAGACGAATTCGCAGTAAACTTCGGTATCTCAGAAGGCGGTTTAGACGCACTTAAAGAAGAAGTTAAGAAGAACATGAGCCGTGAACTTGACCAAGCTGTTAAAGCACAGGTTAAAGATCAAGTTATCAAAGGTCTTTTAGAGACTAACGAAATTGATGCACCTAAAGCACTTATCGCTCAAGAAATCGATGTACTTCGTCAGCAAGCTGCGCAACGTTTTGGCGGCGACGCTCAAAACATGCCTGAGCTTCCGGCTGAGCTTTTCCAAGATCAAGCTGCAACTCGCGTTAAGACTGGCTTACTTTTAGGCGAAGTAATCAAGTCAAACGAGATCAAAACTGACGACGCTAAAGTTGAAGAGTTAATCGCAACGATGGCATCTGCTTACGAAGATCCAACTGAAGTTGTAGAATACTACAAGTCAAACGACCAACTAATGCAGCAAATGCGTAACGTAGCGCTTGAAGAAGCGGCAATCGACGCAGTACTTGCAAAAGCAGCTGTTTCAGAAGTTGCTAAAGGCTTTGACGACATCATGAATCCACAAGCTGCGCAATAA
- a CDS encoding peptidylprolyl isomerase, translated as MVTIKTNFGDIKIALNAEKAPKTVENFINYVKSGFYDGTIFHRVIDGFMVQGGGFTADMEQKNVQAPIENEANNGLENKVGTIAMARTPDPHSATAQFFINVNNNDFLNFTSETSQGWGYCVFGEIVEGMDIVEKIKAVPTGSYGFHQDVPLDSVVIESATIDA; from the coding sequence ATGGTTACTATTAAAACCAATTTTGGCGACATCAAAATCGCTTTAAATGCAGAAAAAGCTCCGAAAACAGTAGAAAACTTTATTAACTACGTAAAGTCGGGTTTTTACGACGGTACTATCTTCCACCGTGTTATTGACGGTTTTATGGTTCAAGGTGGTGGTTTTACTGCTGATATGGAACAAAAAAACGTACAAGCACCAATTGAGAACGAAGCAAATAACGGCTTAGAAAACAAAGTAGGCACCATTGCAATGGCGCGTACACCAGATCCACACTCAGCAACAGCACAGTTTTTCATTAACGTGAACAACAACGACTTTTTAAACTTCACTAGCGAGACGTCGCAAGGCTGGGGTTACTGTGTATTTGGCGAGATTGTTGAAGGCATGGATATTGTCGAGAAAATCAAAGCAGTACCAACAGGAAGCTATGGTTTCCACCAAGACGTACCGCTTGATTCTGTTGTGATTGAAAGCGCAACTATCGACGCTTAA
- the clpP gene encoding ATP-dependent Clp endopeptidase proteolytic subunit ClpP, with translation MLNNPLDPLNALVPMVVEQTAKGERSYDIYSRLLKERVIFLTGQVEDNMANLIVAQLLFLESENPEKDIFIYINSPGGSVTAGMAIYDTMNFIKPNISTVCIGQAASMGAFLLSGGTKGKRFCLPNSRVMIHQPLGGFQGQASDFEIHAKEILSIKDKLNRLMAEHTGQPLEVVSNDTDRDNFMSAQQAVDYGLVDGILSQRD, from the coding sequence ATGTTAAATAACCCACTCGATCCTTTAAATGCATTAGTACCTATGGTTGTTGAGCAAACCGCTAAAGGCGAGCGCTCTTACGACATCTATTCGCGATTATTAAAAGAACGTGTTATCTTTCTTACAGGTCAAGTCGAAGACAATATGGCTAACTTAATTGTTGCTCAATTGTTGTTTTTGGAATCAGAAAATCCTGAAAAAGACATTTTTATCTATATTAATTCGCCGGGTGGTTCAGTGACTGCAGGCATGGCAATTTACGATACAATGAATTTCATAAAGCCCAATATTAGTACTGTGTGTATTGGTCAAGCGGCAAGTATGGGTGCATTCTTATTATCAGGCGGTACCAAAGGTAAGCGTTTTTGTTTACCAAACTCGCGTGTAATGATTCACCAACCATTAGGTGGATTCCAAGGTCAAGCATCTGATTTCGAAATTCATGCGAAGGAAATCTTATCTATAAAAGATAAGTTAAATAGATTAATGGCTGAGCACACAGGGCAGCCACTGGAAGTTGTTTCAAACGACACTGATCGTGATAACTTTATGAGTGCTCAACAAGCGGTTGACTATGGTTTAGTTGACGGCATACTTTCACAACGAGATTAA